One stretch of Streptococcus australis DNA includes these proteins:
- a CDS encoding DMT family transporter, which translates to MNEKTKAYLAAISFSAIIGFSFLFTKIALGYASPLTNLAHRYTIAALVLVVLYQTKLIKVSLSRKDILSILPMSLFYPLLFFIFQSFALQYISSSEAGILQALVPIFTLLLASIFLKEKTSWLQKFFLLLSVAGVVFIFLSKGANFGTETASLGFLLMLGSVLANAINNILSKSKGGRYRAMDMTAVVIFVGFITFNMLSLTSHYLNGNIFAYVAPLGQLPYLLAILYLGILASIVTGSLSIYAIVRLGASTVSVFGNLGTVLTILAGALILHEPIFSYHVIGATLIIAGILGMNLMRK; encoded by the coding sequence ATGAACGAGAAAACGAAAGCTTACCTAGCAGCCATATCCTTTTCAGCAATCATTGGATTTTCTTTTTTATTTACTAAGATTGCTTTAGGCTATGCCAGTCCTCTTACGAACTTAGCGCATCGCTATACAATCGCAGCTTTGGTATTGGTCGTCCTTTATCAAACCAAACTTATCAAAGTGAGTTTAAGTAGAAAAGATATTCTTTCTATTCTTCCTATGAGTCTTTTCTACCCACTTCTCTTTTTTATTTTTCAATCCTTTGCTTTACAGTATATATCGTCTTCTGAAGCTGGAATTTTACAGGCTCTTGTCCCAATTTTTACGCTCCTTTTAGCATCAATCTTTCTCAAGGAAAAGACAAGCTGGCTTCAAAAGTTCTTTTTACTTTTATCAGTAGCAGGAGTAGTTTTCATCTTCCTTAGTAAAGGAGCGAACTTTGGTACAGAGACTGCTAGCTTGGGCTTTCTCTTGATGTTGGGGTCTGTTCTCGCCAATGCAATAAACAATATCCTCAGCAAATCCAAAGGAGGACGCTATCGAGCTATGGATATGACAGCTGTTGTGATATTTGTTGGCTTCATCACCTTTAATATGCTAAGCCTGACCTCGCACTATCTAAATGGCAACATATTCGCCTACGTTGCGCCTCTTGGGCAGCTACCCTATCTGCTTGCTATCCTCTATTTGGGAATTCTAGCGTCTATCGTGACAGGTAGTCTCTCTATCTATGCTATTGTTCGCCTCGGAGCATCAACCGTCAGTGTCTTTGGTAATCTTGGAACAGTTTTGACCATTCTAGCCGGAGCCCTTATCCTCCACGAACCAATTTTTAGTTATCATGTGATTGGAGCTACTTTGATTATTGCTGGAATTTTAGGCATGAATCTGATGAGAAAATAG
- the rimM gene encoding ribosome maturation factor RimM (Essential for efficient processing of 16S rRNA) — MNYFNVGKIVNTQGLQGEMRVLSVTDFAEERFKKGAELALFDEKDQFVQTVTIASHRKHKNFDIIKFKDMYHINAIEKYKGYNLKVAEEDLNDLEDGEFYYHEIIGLEVYEGDNLIGTIKEILQPGANDVWVVKRKGKRDLLLPYIPPVVLNVDIPNKRVQVEILEGLDDED; from the coding sequence ATGAACTACTTTAATGTTGGGAAAATCGTCAATACGCAAGGGTTACAGGGTGAGATGCGAGTCTTGTCTGTGACGGATTTTGCTGAAGAACGGTTTAAAAAAGGCGCAGAGCTGGCTTTATTTGATGAAAAAGACCAGTTTGTTCAAACAGTGACCATCGCCAGCCACCGTAAGCATAAGAATTTTGACATTATCAAATTCAAAGATATGTACCATATCAATGCGATTGAAAAGTACAAGGGTTACAATCTCAAGGTTGCTGAAGAAGACCTAAATGACTTAGAAGATGGGGAATTTTACTATCACGAGATTATCGGTTTGGAAGTTTACGAGGGAGACAACTTGATTGGAACCATCAAGGAGATTCTACAACCAGGAGCCAATGATGTCTGGGTGGTCAAGCGAAAAGGCAAGCGTGATTTGCTTTTACCTTACATTCCGCCAGTAGTTCTCAATGTTGATATTCCAAACAAGCGGGTCCAAGTGGAAATCTTAGAAGGACTAGATGATGAAGATTGA
- the trmD gene encoding tRNA (guanosine(37)-N1)-methyltransferase TrmD translates to MKIDILTLFPEMFSPLEHSIVGKAQEKGLLDIQYHNFREYAEKARHVDDEPYGGGQGMLLRAQPIFDAFDAIEKKNPRVILLDPAGKQFDQAYAEDLAQEEELIFICGHYEGYDERIKTLVTDEISLGDYVLTGGELAAMTMIDATVRLIPAVIGKESSHQDDSFSSGLLEYPQYTRPYDYRGMVVPDVLMSGHHEKIRQWRLYESLKKTYERRPDLLENYQPTAEEEKMLAEIKENKE, encoded by the coding sequence ATGAAGATTGATATTTTAACCCTCTTTCCTGAGATGTTTTCTCCGCTGGAGCACTCAATCGTTGGAAAGGCTCAAGAAAAAGGCCTCCTGGATATCCAGTACCATAATTTCAGAGAATACGCTGAAAAGGCCCGTCATGTTGACGATGAGCCCTACGGAGGCGGTCAGGGGATGTTGCTCCGTGCCCAACCTATTTTCGATGCTTTTGATGCTATTGAAAAGAAAAATCCCCGCGTCATTCTTCTTGATCCTGCTGGGAAACAGTTCGATCAAGCCTACGCTGAAGATTTAGCTCAAGAAGAGGAACTGATTTTTATCTGCGGTCACTATGAAGGGTATGACGAGCGCATCAAGACCTTGGTAACTGATGAAATTTCCCTAGGAGATTATGTCCTGACTGGTGGTGAGTTGGCTGCTATGACCATGATTGATGCAACGGTTCGCTTGATTCCAGCAGTGATTGGCAAGGAGTCTAGTCATCAAGATGATAGTTTCTCTTCAGGGCTCCTCGAATATCCCCAATACACACGTCCTTATGACTATCGTGGCATGGTGGTGCCAGATGTGCTCATGAGTGGTCATCATGAAAAGATTCGCCAGTGGCGGCTTTACGAAAGTCTAAAGAAGACCTACGAGCGCAGACCTGATTTGCTAGAAAACTATCAACCAACAGCAGAAGAAGAAAAAATGCTGGCAGAAATCAAAGAAAACAAAGAATAA
- a CDS encoding ATP cone domain-containing protein codes for MQVIKRNGEVADFDPDKIYQAVLKAAQTVYVLTDDLRQNLAQVTKKVVLDLEEAKVERATISMIQSMVENRLLGAGYITIAEHYISYRLQRDLERSGYGDHIAVHLHFEQIR; via the coding sequence ATGCAAGTAATCAAACGTAACGGAGAAGTTGCCGACTTTGATCCAGATAAAATTTACCAAGCTGTCCTAAAAGCAGCGCAGACTGTTTATGTTTTGACAGATGACCTACGTCAAAACTTAGCTCAAGTCACTAAAAAAGTAGTCTTGGACTTGGAAGAAGCAAAAGTAGAACGTGCAACCATCAGTATGATCCAATCAATGGTTGAAAATCGTTTGCTGGGAGCAGGTTATATCACCATTGCAGAGCACTATATCTCTTATCGCTTGCAACGTGACTTGGAGAGAAGTGGTTACGGTGACCACATCGCAGTCCACCTGCATTTTGAACAAATTCGTTAA
- a CDS encoding YdbC family protein, translating into MAEFTFEIEEHLLTLSENEKGWTKELNRVSFNGAPAKFDIRTWSPDHTKMGKGITLTNEEFQVMVDAFKGNQ; encoded by the coding sequence ATGGCAGAATTTACATTTGAAATCGAAGAACACCTACTGACCTTGTCTGAAAATGAAAAAGGATGGACAAAAGAACTAAATAGAGTCAGCTTTAATGGCGCACCAGCAAAGTTTGATATTCGAACTTGGAGCCCTGATCATACCAAAATGGGAAAAGGAATCACTCTTACAAACGAAGAATTTCAAGTAATGGTGGATGCTTTTAAAGGAAATCAATAA
- a CDS encoding biotin transporter BioY — MKKAYIYAIPAIGAALIAVLAQISLPIGPVPFTLQNFAIGLIATVFRPREAVLSVAFYLLMGVIGLPVFAGGGAGFHVLVGPSAGYLWFDLVYAGLTSYLIHQNSGHIRIFLANLLGDSLVFVGGILSLHFLAGMPFDKALAVGVLPFILPDLGKIIAISFIGRLLLQRLRGQAYFSI, encoded by the coding sequence TTGAAAAAAGCTTATATCTATGCCATTCCTGCTATCGGTGCTGCTCTCATCGCCGTATTGGCACAAATCAGTCTCCCTATCGGTCCCGTCCCCTTCACTTTGCAAAACTTTGCGATCGGTCTGATTGCTACTGTTTTTAGACCCAGGGAAGCCGTTCTATCTGTAGCTTTCTATCTCCTAATGGGTGTCATTGGTTTACCTGTTTTTGCAGGTGGAGGAGCTGGATTTCACGTTTTAGTTGGTCCAAGTGCAGGCTATCTTTGGTTCGACCTTGTCTATGCTGGACTTACATCTTATCTCATCCATCAAAATAGTGGCCATATACGCATTTTCCTAGCCAACCTCTTGGGCGATTCCCTCGTCTTTGTCGGAGGTATTCTCAGCCTCCACTTCCTTGCTGGTATGCCATTCGATAAGGCACTAGCAGTTGGTGTCCTTCCTTTTATCCTCCCTGATCTTGGCAAGATCATTGCGATTAGTTTCATTGGTCGCCTACTATTACAACGACTTAGGGGACAAGCATACTTCTCAATTTAA
- the gor gene encoding glutathione-disulfide reductase: MREYDIIAIGGGSGGIATMNRAGEHGAKAAVIEEKKLGGTCVNLGCVPKKIMWYGAQIAESFHHYGPDYGFTSSDVQFDFAKLRQNREAYIDRARSSYDGSFKRNGVDLIEGRAHFVDSHTVSVNGELIRAKHIVIATGARPSIPNISGAELGGSSDDVFAWEQLPESVAILGAGYIAVELAGVLHALGVKTDLFVRRDRPLRGFDSYIVEGLVNEMEKTGLPLHTHKVPVKLEESVQGITIHFEDGSSHTASQVIWATGRRPNVDALELEKAGVTLNERGFIQVDEYQNTVVDGIYALGDVTGEKELTPVAIKAGRTLSERLFNGKTSAKMDYTTIPTVVFSHPAIGTVGLTEEEAIKEYGQDHIKVHKSSFASMYSAVTDHRQESRFKLITAGIDEKVIGLHGLGYGVDEMIQGFAVAIKMGATKADFDATVAIHPTASEEFVTMR, encoded by the coding sequence ATGAGAGAATATGATATCATCGCCATTGGTGGAGGGAGCGGCGGCATCGCTACTATGAACCGAGCTGGTGAACACGGCGCCAAGGCAGCTGTTATCGAAGAGAAAAAATTGGGTGGAACCTGTGTAAACCTTGGTTGTGTTCCTAAGAAAATCATGTGGTATGGAGCGCAGATTGCTGAAAGCTTCCACCACTATGGCCCCGACTATGGTTTTACGAGTTCAGATGTTCAATTTGATTTCGCAAAACTTCGTCAAAACCGTGAAGCCTACATCGATCGCGCTCGCTCATCTTATGATGGAAGTTTCAAACGCAACGGGGTTGATTTGATTGAGGGGCGTGCTCATTTTGTTGATTCCCACACCGTCAGCGTCAATGGTGAATTGATTCGTGCCAAGCACATCGTGATTGCGACTGGCGCTCGTCCAAGCATCCCAAACATTTCTGGAGCTGAACTTGGTGGTAGCTCAGACGATGTCTTTGCTTGGGAGCAACTTCCTGAATCCGTTGCTATCCTAGGAGCTGGCTATATTGCAGTTGAGCTAGCTGGTGTTCTCCATGCACTCGGTGTAAAAACTGATTTGTTCGTCCGCCGCGATCGTCCTTTGCGTGGTTTTGATAGCTACATCGTGGAAGGTCTCGTCAACGAAATGGAAAAAACTGGCCTACCTTTGCACACTCATAAGGTACCCGTCAAACTAGAAGAATCAGTGCAAGGCATTACGATTCATTTCGAAGACGGTTCCAGTCACACTGCAAGCCAAGTTATCTGGGCTACTGGTCGCCGTCCAAATGTAGACGCGTTGGAGTTAGAAAAGGCTGGAGTTACACTCAACGAACGTGGATTTATCCAAGTGGATGAGTATCAAAATACAGTTGTAGATGGTATCTATGCCCTTGGAGACGTTACGGGTGAGAAGGAACTAACTCCAGTAGCCATCAAGGCTGGACGAACCCTATCTGAACGTCTCTTTAATGGGAAAACAAGTGCTAAGATGGACTACACGACTATCCCCACTGTTGTCTTCTCCCACCCTGCAATCGGAACCGTCGGTTTGACCGAGGAAGAAGCTATAAAAGAATACGGCCAAGACCACATTAAAGTCCACAAATCAAGTTTTGCATCTATGTACTCTGCCGTTACAGACCATCGTCAGGAATCTCGCTTCAAACTCATCACCGCTGGTATTGATGAAAAAGTTATTGGCCTTCACGGACTCGGTTACGGAGTGGATGAGATGATTCAAGGATTCGCTGTTGCCATCAAGATGGGAGCAACCAAGGCGGACTTTGATGCTACAGTAGCTATCCACCCAACTGCCTCAGAAGAATTTGTAACCATGCGCTAA
- a CDS encoding efflux RND transporter periplasmic adaptor subunit, protein MKGNKKTKKWQLYTAIGAASIIIISAAGILLFRQPSQAAGKDDTSHLVVAKEGTVASSVLLSGTVTAKNEQYVYLDASKGEVDEILVSVGDKVDKGQALVKYNSTEAQSAYDAANRAIAKADRRIKDLKESRNNTLADSEEYDGAQGSSVSSIDSQISDARDSRADAEAQLKKAQAQLDATKVLSTLGGTVVEVNRNVSKSTSAANQVMVHVVSNDNLQVKGELSEYNLANLSVDQEVTFSSKVYQDKTWTGKISYISAYPKNSGEGTNAITGGNTGSKYPYTIEVTSEIGDLRPGFTVSVEVKSDKKSILVPLTSVVTEDGKNYVWVVDEENKAKKIEVSLGNADAENQEITSGLTDGTKVISNPTTSLEEGKEVKADETTN, encoded by the coding sequence ATGAAGGGGAATAAGAAAACTAAAAAATGGCAACTATACACAGCTATTGGTGCTGCAAGTATTATTATAATCAGTGCAGCGGGTATTTTGCTATTTAGACAGCCCTCGCAGGCTGCTGGTAAGGATGACACATCGCATCTTGTAGTCGCAAAGGAAGGAACAGTTGCCTCCTCTGTTCTTTTATCTGGTACTGTCACCGCAAAAAATGAACAATATGTTTATTTGGATGCAAGTAAGGGTGAGGTAGATGAAATCTTGGTTTCTGTTGGAGATAAGGTTGACAAGGGACAAGCGCTCGTAAAATACAACAGTACAGAAGCGCAATCTGCTTATGATGCGGCTAACCGTGCCATAGCCAAGGCTGATCGTCGTATCAAGGACTTGAAGGAATCACGAAACAACACTCTAGCTGATTCGGAAGAATATGATGGAGCGCAGGGATCTTCAGTCTCTTCCATAGATTCTCAGATTAGTGATGCTCGTGATAGTCGTGCTGATGCAGAGGCACAACTTAAAAAGGCGCAAGCTCAATTGGACGCAACAAAGGTTCTGAGTACGCTAGGAGGTACAGTTGTAGAAGTTAATCGCAATGTATCGAAGTCCACAAGTGCTGCAAATCAAGTGATGGTTCATGTAGTAAGTAACGACAATCTACAAGTCAAGGGAGAACTTTCTGAGTACAATCTTGCCAATCTTTCTGTTGACCAAGAAGTGACCTTCTCTTCTAAAGTTTACCAAGATAAAACTTGGACAGGGAAGATCAGCTATATTTCAGCTTACCCTAAAAATAGTGGAGAAGGAACGAATGCTATAACTGGGGGGAATACTGGTTCTAAATATCCTTATACGATTGAAGTGACGAGTGAGATTGGTGATTTAAGACCAGGTTTCACCGTTAGTGTTGAGGTTAAAAGTGATAAGAAATCAATCCTCGTCCCCTTAACCAGTGTCGTTACTGAAGACGGGAAAAATTATGTTTGGGTGGTTGACGAAGAGAATAAGGCTAAGAAAATCGAAGTTAGCCTAGGAAATGCTGACGCAGAAAACCAAGAGATCACGTCTGGTTTGACAGACGGAACCAAAGTCATCAGTAATCCAACGACTTCCTTAGAAGAAGGAAAAGAGGTGAAGGCTGATGAAACAACTAATTAG
- a CDS encoding ABC transporter ATP-binding protein codes for MKQLISLKNICRSYRNGEQELQVLKNINLEISEGEFVAIMGPSGSGKSTLMNTIGMLDTPTSGEYYLEGQEVARLGEKQLAQVRNKQIGFVFQQFFLLSKMDAVQNVELPLIYAGVPAAQRRKLAEEYLSKVELTDRIHHLPSELSGGQKQRVAIARALVNDPSIILADEPTGALDTKTGSQIMELLVELNEEGKTIIMVTHEPEIAAYAKRQIVIRDGVISSDSACLEGKEN; via the coding sequence ATGAAACAACTAATTAGTCTAAAAAACATCTGCCGGAGCTATCGAAATGGTGAACAGGAACTGCAGGTCTTGAAAAATATTAATCTGGAGATTAGCGAAGGGGAATTTGTTGCCATTATGGGACCGTCTGGTTCGGGTAAATCTACTCTGATGAATACCATCGGAATGCTGGACACCCCGACTAGCGGTGAATACTATCTAGAAGGTCAAGAAGTGGCTCGTCTAGGTGAAAAGCAGTTGGCACAGGTACGTAACAAACAAATTGGTTTTGTCTTTCAACAGTTCTTTCTTTTGTCAAAGATGGATGCTGTTCAAAATGTTGAGTTGCCCTTGATTTATGCAGGAGTTCCAGCTGCCCAACGTCGCAAGTTGGCAGAGGAATATCTGAGTAAAGTAGAGTTGACTGATCGTATTCATCACCTTCCTTCGGAGTTGTCTGGCGGTCAAAAACAACGGGTGGCCATTGCGCGTGCTCTTGTTAACGATCCCTCAATCATCTTAGCTGATGAACCGACAGGTGCCTTGGATACGAAAACAGGAAGTCAAATCATGGAACTCTTGGTTGAGTTAAATGAAGAAGGCAAGACTATTATTATGGTAACGCACGAGCCCGAAATTGCAGCCTATGCAAAACGCCAGATTGTAATACGTGATGGAGTTATTTCGTCTGATAGCGCTTGTTTGGAAGGAAAGGAGAACTAA
- a CDS encoding ABC transporter permease, which translates to MQNLKFAFLSIMAHKMRSFLTMIGIIIGVSSVVVIMALGDSMSRQVNKNMTKSQKNIQVFFSPIKSKDGSFTQKQSALTLSGKEDVHVEPPKTQESWVKETAKLKGVDGYYVTNSANVTLTYKDKKVEKASLTGGNITYMSAVENKIIAGRDLREQDYRDFASVILLDEELAKSLFESPQAALNQIISANGYSYRVIGVYSSPAVKSAKMFGVGGLPITTNASVAANFNVEEISNIVFRVNDTSLTPTLGPELARKMTEIAGVQQGEYQVVDETAAFAEVQQIFGFMTAIISAIAGISLFVGGTGVMNIMLVSVTERTREIGLRKALGATRANILVQFLIESMILTLLGGVIGLVSAAGLTTLAGALLKNMMEGIEVGVSLPIALFSLAVSASVGMIFGVLPANKASKLDPIEALRYE; encoded by the coding sequence ATGCAAAATCTGAAATTTGCCTTTTTATCTATTATGGCACACAAGATGCGCTCCTTTTTGACCATGATTGGCATTATCATCGGAGTCTCTTCAGTAGTTGTCATCATGGCTTTAGGGGACTCGATGTCTCGTCAGGTCAATAAAAATATGACAAAATCTCAGAAAAATATTCAGGTATTTTTCTCGCCAATTAAAAGTAAGGATGGTTCCTTCACACAAAAGCAATCTGCACTGACACTATCTGGTAAAGAAGATGTTCACGTAGAACCGCCTAAAACACAGGAATCGTGGGTTAAGGAAACTGCCAAACTAAAAGGCGTAGATGGCTATTATGTGACTAATAGTGCAAATGTTACTTTGACCTATAAGGATAAAAAGGTAGAGAAAGCAAGTCTGACAGGTGGAAATATTACTTATATGTCTGCTGTGGAAAATAAAATTATTGCAGGTAGGGATCTGAGAGAACAAGACTACCGAGATTTTGCAAGTGTGATTTTGCTAGATGAAGAACTCGCTAAAAGTCTTTTTGAATCTCCTCAGGCAGCACTCAATCAAATCATTTCAGCCAATGGATATAGCTATCGCGTGATTGGTGTTTACTCTAGTCCTGCTGTTAAAAGTGCTAAGATGTTTGGTGTAGGTGGTTTACCGATTACAACCAATGCTTCTGTAGCAGCTAATTTTAATGTGGAGGAAATTTCTAATATTGTCTTCCGTGTGAATGATACGAGTCTAACTCCGACTTTGGGGCCAGAACTCGCACGCAAAATGACAGAAATTGCAGGAGTGCAGCAGGGAGAATATCAGGTTGTAGACGAAACTGCCGCTTTTGCAGAAGTTCAGCAAATTTTTGGTTTTATGACCGCTATTATTAGTGCTATCGCAGGAATCTCTCTCTTTGTAGGAGGGACTGGAGTTATGAATATCATGCTGGTTTCTGTAACGGAGCGTACTCGTGAGATTGGTCTTCGTAAAGCATTGGGAGCTACACGGGCTAATATCTTGGTTCAGTTTTTGATTGAGTCCATGATTTTGACCTTATTAGGTGGAGTCATCGGTCTTGTTAGTGCAGCGGGCTTGACCACGCTAGCAGGTGCCTTGTTAAAAAATATGATGGAAGGAATAGAAGTTGGAGTCTCGCTACCGATCGCTCTCTTTAGCTTGGCTGTTTCGGCCAGCGTTGGTATGATTTTCGGAGTCTTGCCAGCCAATAAAGCGTCTAAACTTGATCCAATTGAAGCCCTTCGCTATGAGTAA
- the metG gene encoding methionine--tRNA ligase has product MSEKNFYITTPIYYPSGKLHIGSAYTTIACDVLARYKRLMGCDVFYLTGLDEHGQKIQQKAEEAGITPQAYVDGMAVGVKELWQLLDISYDKFIRTTDDYHEKVVAQVFERLLAQDDIYLGEYSGWYSVSDEEFFTESQLAEVFRDEAGNVTGGIAPSGHEVEWVSEESYFLRLSKYQDRLVEFFKSHPDFITPDGRLNEMLRNFIEPGLEDLAVSRTTFTWGVPVPSNPKHVVYVWIDALLNYATALGYGQDEHGNFDKFWNGTVFHMVGKDILRFHSIYWPILLMMLDVKLPDRLIAHGWFVMKDGKMSKSKGNVVYPEMLVERYGLDPLRYYLMRSLPVGSDGTFTPEDYVGRINYELANDLGNLLNRTVSMINKYFDGQIPAYVEGVTEFDNALADVAEQSIADYHTHMEAVDYPRALEAVWTLISRTNKYIDETAPWVLAKDEALRDQLASVMSHLVASLRVVAHLIEPFMMETSRAVLTQLGLAEVSSLENLNLADFPAGVTVVAKGTPIFPRLDMEEEIAYIKEQMEGNKPAVEKEWNPDEVELKLNKEEIKFEDFDKVEIRVAEVKEVSKVEGSDKLLQFRLDAGDGEDRQILSGIAKYYPNEQELVGKKVQIVANLKPRKMMKKYVSQGMILSAEHDGKLTLLTVDPAVPNGSVIG; this is encoded by the coding sequence ATGTCTGAAAAGAATTTTTATATTACAACACCGATTTACTATCCATCTGGTAAACTCCATATCGGTTCTGCCTATACAACCATCGCCTGTGATGTCCTAGCGCGTTACAAACGCCTTATGGGCTGCGATGTTTTTTATCTGACAGGTTTAGATGAGCATGGTCAAAAGATTCAACAAAAAGCAGAAGAGGCTGGCATTACACCTCAAGCCTATGTTGATGGCATGGCAGTTGGAGTCAAAGAACTCTGGCAATTACTAGATATCTCATACGATAAATTCATCCGTACGACTGATGACTACCATGAAAAAGTAGTGGCTCAAGTCTTTGAACGCTTACTTGCTCAGGATGATATCTATTTAGGTGAATATTCTGGCTGGTATTCGGTCTCAGATGAAGAATTCTTTACAGAAAGCCAGCTTGCAGAAGTTTTCCGTGACGAAGCTGGAAATGTAACTGGGGGTATCGCTCCATCAGGTCACGAGGTCGAATGGGTTTCTGAAGAGTCATACTTCCTTCGCCTCAGCAAATACCAAGATCGCTTGGTTGAATTTTTCAAATCTCACCCTGACTTCATCACTCCTGATGGTCGCCTTAATGAAATGCTTCGCAACTTCATCGAGCCAGGTTTGGAAGATTTGGCAGTTTCTCGTACAACCTTTACTTGGGGTGTACCAGTCCCATCAAATCCGAAACACGTTGTCTATGTATGGATTGATGCTCTTCTTAACTATGCGACGGCTCTTGGCTATGGTCAAGATGAACACGGTAATTTTGATAAGTTCTGGAATGGAACAGTCTTCCACATGGTTGGAAAAGATATCCTTCGTTTCCACTCCATCTATTGGCCTATCCTTCTTATGATGTTGGATGTTAAATTGCCAGACCGCTTGATTGCCCACGGTTGGTTTGTCATGAAAGACGGCAAGATGTCTAAGTCTAAAGGAAACGTGGTTTACCCTGAGATGTTGGTAGAGCGTTATGGACTAGATCCACTTCGTTACTACCTCATGCGTAGCCTTCCGGTTGGTTCGGACGGAACCTTCACTCCTGAAGACTATGTAGGCCGTATCAACTACGAATTGGCTAATGATCTTGGGAACCTCCTCAACCGTACGGTTTCTATGATTAACAAGTACTTTGATGGGCAAATCCCTGCCTATGTAGAGGGTGTGACAGAGTTTGACAATGCGCTTGCTGACGTTGCAGAACAATCTATCGCAGACTACCATACACACATGGAAGCAGTTGACTACCCACGTGCGCTTGAAGCGGTCTGGACTCTTATCTCTCGTACTAACAAATACATCGATGAGACTGCTCCATGGGTCTTGGCTAAGGATGAAGCTCTTCGTGACCAATTGGCAAGTGTTATGAGCCACTTGGTAGCTAGCCTTCGTGTTGTCGCTCACTTGATTGAGCCCTTTATGATGGAAACCAGTCGTGCTGTCTTGACTCAACTTGGTCTAGCAGAAGTTTCTAGCCTTGAGAACTTGAACTTGGCTGACTTTCCTGCAGGTGTGACAGTAGTTGCCAAAGGAACCCCAATCTTCCCACGTCTGGATATGGAAGAAGAAATCGCCTATATCAAGGAACAAATGGAAGGTAATAAACCAGCAGTCGAAAAGGAATGGAATCCAGATGAAGTCGAACTCAAACTAAACAAGGAAGAAATCAAGTTTGAAGACTTCGACAAGGTTGAAATCCGTGTCGCAGAAGTCAAAGAAGTTTCTAAAGTAGAAGGTTCTGATAAGTTGCTTCAATTCCGCTTGGATGCTGGTGATGGTGAAGATCGTCAAATCCTCTCAGGAATTGCAAAATACTATCCAAACGAACAAGAATTGGTCGGCAAGAAAGTCCAAATCGTTGCCAACCTCAAACCACGCAAGATGATGAAAAAATATGTCAGCCAAGGGATGATTCTCTCAGCTGAACATGATGGCAAATTAACCCTTCTCACAGTTGATCCAGCTGTACCAAACGGAAGTGTGATTGGGTAA
- a CDS encoding DNA topology modulation protein encodes MKIAIIGYSGAGKSTLAEKLSNYYSIPKLHMDTLQFQPDWQDSDRDWMKSEMKSFLNNHSDWVIDGNYSWCYYEERMLKADQIIFLNFSPLTCLFRAFKRYFTYRGKVRESMAAGCKEQFNWEFIRWILWDGRSKSAKERYQRVQETYPEKIIVLRSQKEIDNFLENLTHNKKNQRA; translated from the coding sequence ATGAAAATCGCAATTATCGGTTATTCTGGTGCTGGTAAGTCAACTCTAGCAGAAAAGTTATCTAACTACTACTCCATTCCCAAACTGCATATGGACACCCTCCAATTTCAACCAGATTGGCAAGACAGTGACCGTGATTGGATGAAATCCGAGATGAAAAGCTTTCTAAACAATCACTCAGACTGGGTCATCGATGGCAACTACTCTTGGTGTTATTACGAGGAAAGAATGCTAAAAGCTGACCAAATCATCTTTCTTAATTTTTCCCCATTGACCTGTCTCTTTCGAGCTTTTAAACGCTATTTCACATATCGCGGTAAGGTCAGAGAAAGCATGGCGGCTGGCTGTAAAGAGCAATTTAACTGGGAATTTATCAGATGGATTCTCTGGGATGGGCGGAGCAAATCCGCTAAGGAACGTTATCAGCGGGTTCAAGAAACCTATCCAGAGAAAATAATTGTTCTCAGGTCGCAAAAGGAGATAGACAACTTCTTAGAAAATCTCACACATAACAAGAAAAACCAACGTGCCTAA
- the rpsT gene encoding 30S ribosomal protein S20 — protein MANIKSAIKRAELNVKQNEKNSAQKSAMRTAIKAFEANPSEELFRAASSAIDKAETKGLIHKNKASRDKARLSAKLAK, from the coding sequence TTGGCAAACATTAAATCAGCTATCAAACGCGCTGAATTGAACGTGAAACAAAACGAAAAAAACTCAGCTCAAAAATCAGCTATGCGTACTGCTATCAAAGCTTTCGAAGCAAACCCTTCTGAAGAACTTTTCCGTGCTGCTAGCTCAGCTATCGACAAAGCAGAAACTAAAGGTTTGATTCATAAAAACAAAGCAAGCCGCGATAAAGCTCGTCTTTCAGCTAAACTTGCTAAATAA